The Beijerinckiaceae bacterium genome has a window encoding:
- a CDS encoding preprotein translocase subunit SecA gives MLGSVARKIFGSSNDRRLKGYRPKVAAINALEPEMRKLSDEELAARTITFREEVAAGRKLDELQVPAFATVREAARRVLGQRHFDVQLIGGMVLHEGAIAEMRTGEGKTLVATLATYLNSLAGNGVHVVTVNDYLARRDAEWMGSIYKFLGLTTGIIVHGLDDDERRRAYAADITYGTNNEFGFDYLRDNMKYELAQMVQRGHSYAIVDEVDSILVDEARTPLIISGASDDRSDLYVAIDKVIPNLTPEDYELDEKQRTTNLTEAGNEHMEQLLGELGVLSEGSLYEATNVTVVHHVNQALRAHKLFKRDKDYIVRKGEVVIIDEFTGRMMPGRRYSEGLHQALEAKEHVQIQPENVTLASITFQNYFRLYKKLAGMTGTAATEADEFAEIYKLDVVEIPTNQPVRRLDEDDEVYRTAEEKLRAITREIEAANAKFQPLLVGTTSIEKSEQLAEALKKQGYKQIDFAEPQALQKLYAGARSDKPSKLFAVLNARFHEQEAYIVAEAGVPGAITVATNMAGRGTDIQLGGNVEMRVAQECANLPEGEREAKEAEIRAEVERFRAQAIAAGGLYIIGTERHESRRIDNQLRGRSGRQGDPGRSKFFLSLKDDLMRIFGSERMESMLVKLGLKEDEAIVHPWINKALEKAQQKVEARNFDMRKNILKYDNVMNDQRKVVFEQRREMMAQESLEEMITDMRHGVVDDLIGRHIPRDAYPEAWDISGLEESIKGAFNISLPLADWAKEEGITEDEMRERLRKAADEAYAARVEKNGAEVMRYVEKQIILQALDHLWREHLVTLDHLRQVVGWRGMAQRDPLNEYKSEAFELFDGLITQLREVTTSQLNRVEVAFEQAPPPNPMLEVSHGDSSAHFEGPLNAALAAGPGAGFPRAANPAFSPDRELAGDTLVREPAAFAKVGRNQPCPCGSGKKYKHCHGAAV, from the coding sequence ATGTTGGGGTCCGTCGCGAGGAAGATTTTCGGATCGTCGAACGATCGCCGTCTCAAGGGGTATCGGCCAAAGGTCGCGGCAATCAACGCCCTCGAGCCGGAAATGCGCAAGCTTTCGGATGAAGAACTGGCCGCGCGGACGATAACCTTCCGAGAAGAGGTCGCGGCCGGCAGAAAGCTTGATGAGCTTCAGGTTCCGGCTTTTGCCACCGTCCGGGAAGCGGCGCGCCGGGTTTTGGGGCAGCGCCATTTTGACGTCCAGCTGATTGGCGGCATGGTGCTGCACGAGGGCGCCATCGCGGAGATGCGGACGGGCGAGGGCAAAACGCTCGTCGCGACGCTTGCCACCTATCTCAATTCACTCGCCGGCAACGGGGTCCATGTCGTCACCGTCAATGACTATCTCGCCCGCCGCGACGCGGAATGGATGGGAAGCATCTACAAGTTTCTCGGCCTGACGACCGGCATCATCGTGCATGGACTTGACGATGACGAACGCCGCCGCGCCTATGCCGCCGACATTACTTACGGCACCAATAACGAGTTCGGTTTCGATTATCTGCGCGACAATATGAAATACGAACTCGCGCAAATGGTACAGAGGGGCCATTCTTACGCGATCGTCGACGAAGTCGATTCGATTCTGGTCGACGAGGCGCGGACACCTCTGATCATTTCCGGTGCGTCCGACGACAGATCCGATCTTTATGTCGCAATCGACAAGGTGATCCCCAACCTCACCCCGGAGGATTACGAACTCGACGAAAAACAACGCACGACGAATCTGACCGAGGCCGGCAATGAGCACATGGAGCAATTGCTCGGTGAGCTCGGGGTGCTTTCCGAAGGTTCGCTTTACGAAGCGACCAATGTCACCGTTGTGCACCACGTCAACCAGGCCTTGCGCGCGCATAAATTGTTCAAGCGCGACAAGGACTACATCGTGCGCAAGGGCGAGGTCGTCATCATCGATGAATTCACGGGCCGCATGATGCCGGGACGGCGCTATTCGGAAGGACTCCATCAGGCGCTCGAAGCCAAGGAACATGTGCAAATCCAGCCGGAAAACGTGACCCTGGCCTCGATCACCTTCCAGAATTACTTCCGTCTTTACAAAAAGCTTGCCGGCATGACCGGAACCGCCGCGACTGAGGCGGACGAATTCGCCGAGATCTATAAGCTCGATGTGGTCGAGATCCCGACCAACCAGCCGGTCCGACGCCTTGACGAAGACGATGAAGTCTATCGCACGGCCGAAGAGAAGCTCCGCGCCATTACCCGCGAGATCGAAGCGGCCAATGCGAAATTCCAGCCCCTGCTGGTTGGCACGACATCGATCGAGAAATCTGAACAGCTTGCCGAAGCTTTAAAAAAGCAGGGCTACAAGCAGATCGATTTCGCCGAGCCGCAAGCATTGCAAAAGCTCTACGCGGGAGCGCGCTCGGACAAGCCCTCGAAGCTCTTTGCGGTTTTGAATGCGCGCTTCCATGAACAGGAAGCCTATATCGTCGCCGAGGCGGGCGTGCCCGGCGCAATTACGGTCGCAACCAATATGGCGGGCCGCGGCACCGACATTCAGCTCGGCGGCAATGTCGAGATGCGGGTTGCCCAGGAATGCGCCAATCTTCCGGAAGGTGAGCGCGAAGCAAAGGAAGCCGAAATCCGTGCCGAGGTCGAACGTTTCCGGGCGCAGGCCATCGCCGCCGGCGGTCTCTATATCATCGGCACCGAACGCCATGAGAGCCGCCGCATCGACAATCAGCTGCGCGGCCGCTCTGGCCGTCAGGGAGATCCGGGCCGCTCCAAATTCTTCTTGTCGTTGAAAGACGATTTGATGCGGATCTTTGGCTCCGAACGCATGGAGTCGATGCTCGTCAAGCTCGGTCTTAAGGAAGACGAAGCGATCGTGCATCCCTGGATCAACAAGGCCCTCGAGAAGGCACAGCAGAAAGTCGAGGCCCGCAACTTCGACATGCGCAAGAATATTCTAAAATACGACAACGTCATGAACGATCAGCGCAAGGTCGTCTTCGAACAGCGTCGCGAGATGATGGCGCAAGAGTCGCTCGAAGAAATGATCACCGACATGCGCCATGGCGTCGTCGACGATCTCATCGGCAGGCATATTCCTCGCGATGCCTATCCCGAAGCCTGGGATATCTCCGGGCTGGAAGAATCGATCAAAGGCGCGTTCAATATTTCGCTTCCGCTCGCCGATTGGGCGAAGGAGGAAGGAATTACCGAAGACGAAATGCGGGAGCGGCTGCGCAAGGCGGCCGATGAAGCCTATGCCGCGCGAGTCGAGAAAAACGGCGCCGAGGTCATGCGTTATGTCGAGAAGCAAATCATCCTTCAAGCGCTCGATCATCTTTGGCGCGAGCATCTGGTGACGCTCGATCATTTGCGGCAGGTCGTCGGTTGGCGCGGCATGGCCCAGCGCGATCCGCTGAATGAATATAAATCTGAGGCGTTTGAACTGTTCGACGGACTCATCACGCAATTGCGCGAGGTCACGACTTCGCAGTTGAACCGCGTCGAAGTTGCCTTTGAGCAGGCGCCGCCGCCAAACCCCATGCTTGAGGTTTCGCATGGGGATTCATCTGCGCATTTCGAAGGTCCGCTCAACGCAGCATTGGCCGCGGGCCCTGGCGCCGGCTTTCCGCGAGCCGCTAATCCCGCCTTCAGCCCCGATCGGGAACTCGCTGGCGATACGCTCGTGCGTGAACCGGCAGCCTTCGCCAAGGTCGGCCGGAACCAGCCCTGCCCCTGCGGTTCGGGGAAAAAATACAAGCATTGCCACGGCGCCGCCGTTTAA
- a CDS encoding peptidylprolyl isomerase, producing the protein MFLTTSLRNKAAGLSCLLALASSALVLASPAMAKVLATVNGKEITDEDVKIAGDDLRGTLPPQLEGKARESYILDFLIDGELVAQKALADKADQAPDFAKKLAYYREKLLMESVLEQVAKTATTDAAIKATYDEAAKAQKPQTEIRARHILVGSEDEAKAALKRIMGGEEFAKVAKEVSKDPGSEGGDLGWFTKDRMVPEFADAAFKLEAGQISDPVKSPFGWHIIEVEEKREKTFPPLADVKDQVSRYVAQKAQAEFVSQLRKTAKVERTEPPVAPAAPKPAPGTPAPAAAPAPAAPPLRPRPCGPRPRQKINCLGGFRRFRGRASVHGSREFKEQSLDAGRGLGNFIEVLAL; encoded by the coding sequence ATGTTCCTGACGACAAGCTTGCGCAACAAAGCCGCCGGCCTCTCCTGCCTGCTGGCCCTGGCCTCGTCCGCCCTTGTTTTGGCTTCCCCGGCGATGGCCAAGGTGCTGGCCACGGTCAACGGCAAGGAAATCACCGACGAGGATGTCAAAATCGCCGGCGACGATCTTCGCGGCACGCTGCCGCCTCAGCTCGAGGGTAAGGCACGCGAGAGCTATATTCTCGACTTTCTGATCGACGGCGAACTGGTGGCGCAGAAAGCCCTCGCGGACAAGGCCGATCAGGCCCCGGACTTTGCCAAAAAGCTCGCCTATTATCGCGAGAAGCTCCTGATGGAGAGCGTGCTCGAACAGGTCGCAAAGACGGCGACGACAGACGCTGCGATCAAGGCCACCTATGACGAGGCGGCAAAGGCGCAAAAACCGCAAACCGAGATTCGCGCCCGCCACATTCTCGTGGGGTCCGAGGACGAAGCGAAGGCCGCGCTGAAAAGGATCATGGGCGGCGAGGAATTCGCCAAGGTCGCCAAAGAGGTTTCGAAGGATCCGGGCTCGGAAGGCGGCGATCTCGGCTGGTTCACCAAGGATCGCATGGTGCCCGAATTCGCCGATGCCGCGTTCAAGCTTGAGGCCGGGCAGATTTCCGATCCCGTGAAAAGCCCGTTCGGCTGGCATATCATCGAGGTCGAAGAAAAGCGCGAGAAGACGTTCCCGCCCTTGGCCGATGTCAAGGATCAGGTGAGCCGCTATGTGGCGCAGAAAGCGCAGGCCGAGTTCGTCTCGCAATTGCGCAAGACTGCCAAGGTCGAGCGCACGGAGCCTCCAGTGGCTCCGGCGGCACCCAAGCCGGCCCCTGGAACGCCTGCTCCGGCGGCGGCTCCTGCCCCTGCGGCCCCGCCCCTGCGGCCCCGCCCCTGCGGCCCCCGCCCCCGGCAAAAAATAAATTGCCTCGGCGGATTCAGGCGCTTTCGTGGGCGGGCATCCGTCCACGGAAGCCGTGAATTCAAAGAGCAATCGCTTGACGCCGGGCGCGGGCTGGGCAATTTCATCGAGGTCCTCGCGCTTTAG
- a CDS encoding bifunctional ornithine acetyltransferase/N-acetylglutamate synthase, whose product MAAVSPLAPKSYPDLPNIEGVRFATGAAGIRYKDRTDVMLALFDKGTQVAGVFTKSKCPSAPVEWCRARLKGGKARALVVNSGNANAFTGKTGARAAKFTVALAAKASGAPPAEIFLASTGVIGEPLDASKFDGVLEKMAASARPDGLLAAAKAIMTTDTYPKVATRRASLGGVEVTLSGMAKGSGMIAPDMATMLAYVFTDAPIAALTLQSLLAKGVAKSFNAITVDGDTSTSDTLMLFATGAAAKRGAPKISAAKDRRLVSFKKALDALLLDLAHQIVRDGEGARKFVQITVTGAKGSAAAKKIALSIANSPLVKTAIAGEDANWGRVVMAVGKAGEKAERDRLAIWFNDIRVACKGMRDPAYDEAVVSQSMRGEDIEIRVDLGLGKGTATVWTCDLTKEYVAINGDYRS is encoded by the coding sequence ATGGCCGCCGTGTCTCCGCTTGCACCCAAATCCTATCCCGACCTTCCGAATATCGAGGGTGTGCGCTTTGCGACGGGCGCCGCCGGAATTCGCTACAAGGACCGCACCGATGTGATGCTGGCCCTTTTCGACAAAGGCACACAGGTCGCCGGGGTTTTCACGAAATCGAAATGCCCGTCCGCGCCGGTCGAATGGTGCCGCGCGCGGCTCAAGGGCGGGAAAGCCCGCGCGCTGGTCGTCAATTCCGGCAACGCTAATGCTTTCACCGGCAAAACGGGCGCGCGGGCGGCCAAATTCACGGTCGCGCTTGCCGCGAAGGCCAGCGGCGCACCGCCGGCTGAAATTTTCCTCGCCTCGACCGGCGTGATCGGCGAGCCGCTCGACGCATCGAAATTCGATGGCGTGCTGGAAAAAATGGCGGCCTCCGCGCGGCCGGATGGTTTGCTTGCCGCCGCCAAGGCCATCATGACGACGGACACCTATCCGAAAGTCGCGACCCGCCGCGCGAGCCTCGGCGGCGTGGAGGTAACCCTTTCCGGCATGGCCAAGGGCTCCGGCATGATCGCGCCCGACATGGCGACCATGCTCGCCTATGTTTTCACCGACGCACCGATCGCCGCCCTGACCTTGCAATCCCTGCTGGCCAAAGGCGTGGCGAAGTCCTTCAATGCCATTACCGTCGACGGCGATACTTCGACCTCCGACACTTTGATGCTGTTTGCGACAGGCGCCGCCGCCAAAAGGGGCGCGCCAAAAATCAGCGCCGCCAAGGATCGCCGGCTCGTCTCGTTCAAAAAGGCGTTGGACGCGCTTCTCCTCGATCTCGCGCATCAAATTGTTCGGGATGGTGAGGGCGCACGCAAATTCGTGCAAATCACGGTCACGGGTGCGAAGGGTTCGGCCGCCGCCAAAAAAATCGCCCTGTCGATTGCCAATTCGCCCTTGGTCAAAACCGCCATTGCCGGCGAAGACGCCAATTGGGGCCGCGTCGTGATGGCCGTCGGCAAGGCCGGCGAAAAGGCCGAACGGGATAGGCTTGCGATCTGGTTCAACGATATTCGCGTCGCCTGCAAGGGGATGCGGGATCCGGCCTATGACGAAGCGGTGGTTTCGCAAAGCATGCGCGGCGAGGACATCGAGATTCGCGTGGATTTGGGTCTCGGCAAGGGCACGGCCACCGTCTGGACCTGCGATCTCACCAAGGAATATGTCGCGATCAACGGCGACTACCGGTCCTAG
- a CDS encoding 8-oxo-dGTP diphosphatase MutT, producing the protein MVCCDFPRQRLEYQFLGHKGQTLSVNLLLVVAVALVDPDCRVLIAQRPQGKSLEGLWEFPGGKVEDGERPEQALIRELHEELGIEVEEACLAPLTFASFAYPDFHLLMPLYICRRWKGFVSARENQTLKWVLPKDLRSYPMPPADAPLIPALLDLLG; encoded by the coding sequence ATGGTGTGCTGCGATTTCCCGCGACAACGATTGGAATATCAATTCCTGGGCCATAAAGGGCAAACCCTCAGCGTGAATCTTTTGCTTGTCGTCGCCGTTGCGCTCGTCGACCCGGATTGCCGGGTGTTGATCGCGCAGCGCCCGCAAGGAAAATCGCTGGAAGGCCTTTGGGAGTTTCCGGGTGGCAAGGTCGAGGACGGGGAAAGGCCGGAACAAGCCTTGATCCGGGAATTGCACGAGGAATTGGGGATCGAGGTCGAAGAGGCCTGTCTCGCACCTTTGACATTCGCGAGCTTCGCCTACCCCGATTTTCACCTTCTTATGCCGCTCTATATTTGCCGGCGATGGAAAGGGTTTGTTTCCGCGCGCGAAAACCAGACGCTGAAATGGGTTCTCCCTAAGGATTTGCGTTCTTATCCAATGCCGCCGGCGGACGCGCCACTCATTCCGGCTCTGCTCGATCTTTTGGGGTGA
- a CDS encoding aldehyde dehydrogenase, which produces MNEAAEVTLAEGKAAPEIKRTFAAQQKTAIALRTSNAEMRIAKLRRLEAVILANHDAICRALADDLGKPEAEADLCEILPVISGLRHARRHLKSWMKPKYAAPTLTMFGTKARIRHEPKGVSLIISPWNYPVSLLLGPLTSAIAAGCPVIIKPSEMSPACSAILAKILNDSFPSEEVAVFEGEAAVSTTLLKLPFEHIFFTGSPEIGKVVMTAAAKHLSAVTLELGGKSPVIVDETADMMKAVRSIVWGKFSNCGQTCIAPDYAYVHESRLPQFIDAMKDAIAKMYGDPAQSQDYCRIINHEHFERLSQLLDDAVKHGATIQAGGTRNGAEKFIAPTLLTGAGEESAIMREEIFGPLLPIIAYRDLAEPIAAINARPKPLALYVYAKDHAHIERVLTETSAGGSCVNASNIQFAHDNLPFGGINNSGLGNAHGFYGFRAFSHERAVLEDKFNVTPMLFPPYTPWVKQMIKWTLRYLT; this is translated from the coding sequence ATGAACGAAGCGGCAGAGGTTACATTGGCCGAGGGCAAAGCAGCCCCGGAGATCAAGAGGACATTCGCGGCTCAGCAGAAGACGGCGATCGCCCTGAGAACATCGAACGCCGAAATGCGCATCGCCAAGCTGCGAAGGCTGGAGGCGGTCATTCTTGCCAATCATGATGCGATCTGCCGCGCGCTCGCCGACGACCTCGGTAAACCCGAAGCCGAGGCCGATCTTTGCGAAATTCTTCCGGTCATTTCGGGACTTCGCCATGCTCGCCGGCATTTGAAATCCTGGATGAAGCCTAAATATGCCGCGCCGACCCTGACGATGTTCGGAACCAAGGCTCGGATCCGCCATGAACCCAAGGGCGTTTCACTCATCATCTCGCCATGGAATTATCCAGTCAGTCTTTTGCTCGGGCCTCTTACTTCGGCGATCGCGGCCGGTTGCCCGGTGATCATCAAGCCGTCCGAGATGAGCCCGGCATGCTCGGCGATCCTCGCAAAGATTCTCAACGACAGTTTTCCATCGGAGGAGGTCGCCGTCTTCGAGGGCGAAGCCGCGGTTTCGACGACTTTGCTTAAATTGCCGTTCGAACATATTTTCTTCACCGGCAGCCCAGAGATCGGCAAAGTGGTGATGACGGCGGCCGCCAAGCATCTTTCCGCCGTGACATTGGAACTCGGCGGAAAATCGCCGGTCATTGTCGATGAAACCGCCGATATGATGAAAGCCGTGCGGAGCATTGTTTGGGGAAAGTTTTCCAACTGCGGCCAGACCTGCATCGCGCCGGATTATGCCTATGTGCATGAAAGCCGGCTTCCGCAATTCATCGATGCGATGAAGGATGCCATCGCAAAAATGTACGGCGATCCGGCGCAAAGCCAGGACTATTGCCGGATCATCAATCACGAACACTTCGAGCGTTTGTCGCAGCTTCTCGATGACGCGGTGAAGCATGGCGCCACCATCCAGGCGGGCGGCACGCGCAATGGCGCGGAAAAATTCATCGCCCCGACATTGTTGACCGGCGCGGGCGAAGAGTCCGCGATCATGCGGGAAGAGATTTTTGGGCCGTTGCTGCCGATCATCGCCTATCGCGATTTGGCTGAGCCCATTGCCGCGATCAATGCGCGGCCAAAGCCGCTCGCCCTTTATGTCTATGCAAAGGATCACGCTCACATTGAACGCGTGCTCACCGAGACATCGGCGGGCGGATCCTGCGTCAATGCCTCAAACATCCAGTTCGCGCATGACAATCTGCCATTCGGCGGCATCAACAATTCGGGGCTCGGCAACGCCCATGGCTTCTATGGTTTCCGCGCCTTCTCGCATGAACGCGCGGTGCTTGAAGACAAATTCAATGTGACCCCGATGTTGTTTCCGCCCTATACGCCATGGGTGAAGCAGATGATCAAATGGACGCTAAGGTATCTGACTTGA
- a CDS encoding nuclear transport factor 2 family protein: protein MSFLSVSMAIISRTPDRRGFLLLHRLRKRHWFQRYFHEGSDMYHAIVAARIRELFRRLGRQDYALVLDSLASKCEHSFMGDHALGGTRKTHAAIKRWYQRLPRVLPGLSFEIERIVVSGWPWATDIAVEWRDFGTTLDGSPFTNQGVHFINLSWGKTTVIRIYCDTLLLKEVLSRNAACGLSEASARPILD, encoded by the coding sequence ATGTCATTCCTTTCGGTTTCCATGGCAATTATTTCGCGAACACCGGATAGACGTGGCTTCTTGCTCCTTCATCGATTGCGCAAACGGCACTGGTTTCAACGATACTTCCACGAGGGCTCCGACATGTACCATGCGATTGTTGCCGCCCGCATCCGCGAGCTGTTCCGGAGGCTTGGACGGCAGGACTACGCGCTTGTTCTCGACAGCCTCGCTTCAAAGTGCGAGCATAGTTTTATGGGTGACCATGCGCTCGGCGGGACCCGCAAGACGCATGCGGCGATCAAACGCTGGTATCAGCGCTTGCCGCGCGTCCTTCCCGGCCTCTCCTTCGAAATCGAAAGGATCGTCGTGAGCGGCTGGCCTTGGGCGACGGACATAGCTGTCGAATGGCGTGACTTTGGGACCACGCTCGATGGGAGCCCCTTCACCAATCAGGGCGTGCATTTCATCAATTTAAGCTGGGGTAAAACCACTGTGATCCGGATCTATTGCGATACCTTGCTTCTCAAAGAGGTGCTGTCGCGCAACGCTGCCTGCGGGCTCTCCGAAGCCTCGGCGCGGCCGATTCTCGATTGA
- a CDS encoding beta-carotene 15,15'-monooxygenase: MTSKILAGFETLDAETREAELNWQGDPPEWLNGALLRTGPAKFEVGTTPYRHWFDGLAMLHRFAFGGGRVRYTNLFLQSVAYRKAIANNAISRDEFATNRPGSYLSGLIARLSGQLGSDNNNVNVIAYGDHDMVALTETPHPLRFDPKTLETLGAFAWSDELKCQITTAHPHYDLARRTIYNFEIVFGRKSLYRFTRMGFGAGKRSVVAEIETSDPAYTHSFAMTERYLVLAEFPLVTKPLRLLFSGRPFIETYRWTPGRGLRFTVIEKDTGAIVRRAETDACFAFHHVNAFEQDGAILLDLAAFPDARIIDALYLDALRAGKAVPRSALTRYTIPLGEGPVTRQTLSDVALELPRIAYRRLAGRPYRYVWGTGQMGGGFLDSLVKQDLHAAATTIWSEDETSPGEPVFVATPGAGPEDDGVLLSVVLDGRAQSSFLLVLDAGTMRERARAYAPHVIPFGFHGNYFANTG; encoded by the coding sequence ATGACAAGTAAAATCCTGGCGGGTTTCGAGACGCTCGACGCGGAAACGCGCGAGGCGGAATTGAACTGGCAAGGTGATCCGCCCGAATGGCTGAACGGCGCCCTTCTGCGCACCGGGCCAGCCAAATTCGAGGTGGGGACAACCCCCTATCGGCACTGGTTCGACGGGCTTGCGATGTTGCACCGTTTTGCCTTCGGCGGCGGGCGGGTCCGCTACACGAACCTTTTTTTGCAGAGCGTCGCCTATCGGAAGGCGATCGCCAATAATGCCATTTCCCGCGATGAATTTGCGACCAATCGTCCGGGATCCTATTTGTCAGGACTTATTGCCCGCCTGAGCGGCCAACTTGGCAGCGACAACAACAATGTGAATGTCATCGCCTATGGCGACCATGACATGGTGGCTCTCACGGAAACCCCGCATCCGCTGCGGTTCGATCCGAAAACGCTCGAAACCTTGGGCGCCTTTGCATGGTCGGACGAACTCAAATGCCAGATCACCACGGCGCATCCGCATTATGATTTGGCGAGGCGGACCATTTATAATTTTGAAATCGTCTTCGGCCGGAAGAGTCTCTATCGCTTCACCCGCATGGGCTTCGGCGCGGGAAAACGCAGCGTGGTCGCCGAGATCGAAACCAGCGATCCCGCCTATACCCATAGCTTCGCGATGACCGAGCGCTATCTCGTCCTTGCTGAATTTCCCCTCGTAACAAAACCACTGCGGCTCCTGTTCAGCGGCCGTCCGTTCATCGAGACCTATCGCTGGACGCCGGGTCGCGGGCTGCGCTTCACCGTGATCGAGAAAGACACGGGCGCGATCGTCCGGCGGGCCGAGACCGATGCGTGTTTTGCTTTTCATCATGTCAATGCCTTCGAGCAAGACGGCGCCATTCTGCTCGACCTCGCGGCCTTTCCGGATGCCCGTATCATCGATGCCCTGTATCTCGATGCGCTTCGCGCCGGCAAGGCCGTGCCGCGGAGCGCACTCACCCGTTACACAATCCCTCTTGGCGAGGGGCCGGTCACCCGCCAAACTCTCTCGGATGTCGCACTGGAATTGCCGCGCATCGCCTATCGGCGGCTGGCCGGGCGCCCCTATCGCTATGTGTGGGGCACCGGCCAAATGGGCGGTGGGTTTCTGGACAGTCTCGTCAAGCAGGACCTCCACGCCGCCGCGACCACGATTTGGAGCGAAGACGAGACCTCTCCGGGCGAACCTGTGTTCGTTGCGACCCCCGGCGCCGGGCCGGAAGACGATGGGGTTTTGTTGTCTGTGGTCCTCGATGGCCGGGCGCAGAGTTCTTTTCTTCTGGTGCTCGATGCCGGCACGATGCGCGAGCGCGCGCGGGCCTACGCGCCGCATGTCATTCCTTTCGGTTTCCATGGCAATTATTTCGCGAACACCGGATAG
- a CDS encoding TetR/AcrR family transcriptional regulator has translation MLLLSTSIKPESSPYHHGDLRRALVEAGLQLLEKRGPAHVSLREVSRVAGVSHNAPYRHFDSREALLAAMAADGFETLRAAMARAAEGKQSLERLRALGLAYVGFAREKPAVYLLMFGPELAKDPFPALKAVAEQSFEALRQAIDAITPEETRAAAAIGAWALVHGLAHLIADRQLPPELFDPADDEGLIENVLAIYRLGLMRQDERRGN, from the coding sequence ATGTTGCTGTTGTCAACATCTATCAAGCCGGAATCTTCCCCCTACCATCACGGGGATCTTCGGCGGGCCCTGGTCGAGGCGGGTCTGCAGCTTTTGGAAAAGCGGGGGCCCGCGCATGTCAGCCTGCGGGAGGTGTCCCGCGTGGCCGGCGTCTCACATAATGCGCCCTACCGCCATTTCGACAGCCGCGAGGCGCTGCTTGCGGCCATGGCGGCGGATGGATTTGAAACGCTTAGAGCGGCGATGGCGCGGGCCGCCGAGGGCAAGCAAAGCCTGGAGCGCCTTCGCGCCTTGGGGCTCGCCTATGTCGGATTCGCCCGCGAGAAGCCGGCGGTCTATCTCTTGATGTTCGGGCCGGAACTCGCGAAGGATCCGTTTCCGGCCCTAAAAGCGGTCGCCGAGCAGAGTTTCGAGGCCCTGAGGCAGGCGATCGATGCGATCACGCCGGAGGAAACGCGCGCGGCAGCAGCCATCGGCGCTTGGGCTTTGGTTCACGGGCTTGCCCATTTGATCGCGGATCGACAGCTTCCCCCTGAGTTGTTTGATCCGGCCGATGACGAAGGCTTGATCGAAAATGTTTTGGCGATTTACCGGCTGGGACTGATGCGGCAGGACGAACGCCGGGGAAATTAG
- a CDS encoding electron transporter SenC, translated as MGRQGFETQIRGRFFQGAARPSPPHEIFRTDGQGFGRSSDPRRVTVIYRAAGQAIVRVLCTALIATASVPSSHLPVAAEERGGLSLPLPGSYSLDHIQRVPAAIVLEGSRFPRSLARYTTGAITLLGFFYSYCTDPNGCPLAWDAFEKIRGEIIAHPDLHGRVRLVFVSIDPAHDTPDVLRWFARRYEAETAILPWVFLTTYSEFFLRPLLRDMGEEISIDREASARGVLVLNHILKVFLIDTDGWVREIYSNQSLDPAAILGDIRTLLIEAAKQTN; from the coding sequence TTGGGACGGCAAGGATTTGAAACTCAAATTCGAGGTCGATTTTTCCAAGGAGCAGCTCGGCCGTCCCCACCACATGAAATTTTCCGGACCGATGGACAAGGCTTCGGTCGATCATCCGATCCGCGCCGCGTCACGGTGATTTATCGAGCGGCAGGGCAGGCGATTGTCCGAGTGCTTTGCACTGCGCTGATCGCGACGGCCAGTGTTCCATCGAGCCATTTGCCGGTTGCCGCAGAGGAGCGCGGCGGGCTCTCCCTTCCCTTGCCCGGAAGCTATAGCCTCGATCATATTCAGCGTGTGCCCGCTGCCATCGTGCTCGAAGGCAGCCGCTTTCCGCGCTCGCTCGCGCGCTACACGACCGGGGCCATCACGCTTCTCGGCTTTTTCTATAGCTATTGCACTGACCCGAATGGCTGTCCCCTCGCCTGGGATGCTTTTGAAAAGATTCGCGGGGAGATCATTGCGCATCCGGATTTGCACGGCCGCGTTCGCCTCGTGTTTGTGAGCATTGACCCGGCGCATGACACGCCGGACGTCCTTCGCTGGTTTGCACGGCGCTATGAGGCCGAGACGGCCATCCTGCCATGGGTTTTTCTGACCACCTATTCGGAATTTTTTCTGCGACCCTTGCTCCGCGATATGGGCGAGGAGATTTCCATCGACCGGGAGGCATCGGCGCGGGGCGTTTTGGTCTTGAACCATATCCTCAAAGTTTTCCTGATCGACACTGATGGCTGGGTGCGGGAGATTTATTCCAACCAATCGCTCGATCCCGCCGCAATCCTCGGCGACATCAGGACGCTGCTGATCGAAGCGGCAAAACAGACGAATTGA